A stretch of the Ignavibacteriales bacterium genome encodes the following:
- the rplB gene encoding 50S ribosomal protein L2 yields the protein MAIRKLRPMTPATRFYSISTFEEITKTTPEKSLLKPIKKSGGRNNDGRITSRHRGGGHKRMYRMVDFKRERHGVEAKVTAIEYDPNRSARIALLQYIDGERRYILAPDGLKVGQKVVSGPGVEVTLGNSMPLIEIPAGTFVHNVEIKPGKGGQLGRSAGNSLQLMAKEGDFVTLKLPSGEVRKIPAICYGTIGVVGNTDHENISLGKAGRSRWLGIRPQSRGMAMNPVDHPMGGGEGRSKSGGGGQHPESPWGKYAKGLKTRKRKNQSNRYIVKRRK from the coding sequence ATGGCAATTCGAAAACTACGGCCGATGACCCCAGCGACGAGATTCTATTCGATCTCGACGTTCGAGGAAATCACAAAGACCACACCAGAGAAGTCGTTGCTCAAGCCGATCAAAAAATCGGGGGGCAGGAACAACGATGGCCGCATCACCTCGCGCCATCGCGGCGGCGGACACAAGCGCATGTACCGCATGGTCGATTTCAAACGCGAACGCCACGGTGTCGAAGCAAAGGTCACGGCGATCGAATACGATCCGAATCGTTCGGCACGCATCGCACTCCTCCAGTACATCGACGGCGAGCGGCGCTATATTCTCGCTCCTGACGGACTGAAGGTCGGGCAAAAGGTGGTTTCGGGGCCTGGCGTTGAAGTCACGCTCGGGAACTCCATGCCGTTGATTGAGATCCCCGCGGGCACGTTTGTGCACAACGTTGAGATCAAGCCGGGGAAGGGTGGGCAACTTGGCCGGAGCGCGGGAAACTCGCTTCAGCTGATGGCGAAGGAAGGCGATTTTGTGACGCTGAAACTCCCTTCGGGCGAAGTTCGCAAGATCCCCGCGATTTGTTATGGAACGATCGGAGTTGTAGGAAACACGGATCACGAGAACATCAGCCTTGGCAAAGCGGGACGCTCCCGCTGGCTGGGCATCCGGCCGCAGTCACGCGGTATGGCGATGAACCCGGTCGATCATCCGATGGGTGGCGGCGAAGGCCGGTCGAAGAGCGGTGGCGGCGGTCAGCATCCCGAATCGCCCTGGGGCAAATACGCGAAGGGTTTGAAAACGCGCAAACGGAAAAATCAATCCAATCGCTACATTGTGAAACGCCGCAAGTAA
- the rpsS gene encoding 30S ribosomal protein S19, producing the protein MSRSLKKGPYVDPKLGQKVEALNKSNQKKVIKTWARSSTITPDFVGHTFAVHNGNKFIPVYIQEAMVGHKLGEFAPTRMFRGHPGLKSEKTTSAA; encoded by the coding sequence ATGAGTCGTTCACTGAAAAAAGGTCCATACGTCGACCCAAAACTGGGGCAGAAAGTCGAAGCCCTGAATAAGTCGAACCAGAAGAAAGTCATAAAGACCTGGGCGCGGTCGTCCACCATCACTCCTGATTTCGTTGGACACACGTTTGCCGTTCACAACGGCAACAAGTTTATTCCGGTGTACATCCAGGAAGCAATGGTTGGCCACAAGCTCGGTGAGTTTGCACCCACGCGGATGTTCCGTGGTCACCCTGGTCTGAAATCTGAGAAAACTACATCGGCTGCCTAG
- the rplW gene encoding 50S ribosomal protein L23: protein MTGILKRPIVTEKITGLQEKRQFSFEVSLDANKIQIAQAVEKKFKVTVTSVRTMTVKGKRKTQLTRRGRFEGRKNTWKKAIVTLKEGDKIDYFENV from the coding sequence ATGACTGGAATTTTGAAGCGACCGATCGTCACAGAAAAAATCACAGGGCTGCAGGAAAAGCGGCAGTTCTCCTTCGAAGTATCGCTCGATGCGAACAAGATACAGATCGCACAGGCGGTCGAGAAGAAATTCAAGGTGACCGTGACAAGCGTCCGGACCATGACCGTGAAGGGGAAGCGCAAGACGCAGTTGACGCGGCGGGGTCGGTTTGAAGGACGCAAGAACACCTGGAAAAAGGCGATTGTCACCCTCAAAGAGGGCGATAAGATCGATTACTTTGAAAATGTTTGA